The following proteins are co-located in the Candidatus Izemoplasma sp. genome:
- a CDS encoding GlsB/YeaQ/YmgE family stress response membrane protein produces MYILLWIIFGAFVGWIASIITGSNKRMGLLANIVVGLLGAFIGGWIASLFGIGSFSNFSLNGMLIAIGGAVLLLWVLNAFKK; encoded by the coding sequence TTGTACATTCTTTTATGGATTATCTTTGGTGCATTTGTAGGATGGATCGCAAGTATTATTACTGGTAGTAATAAACGTATGGGCTTGTTAGCTAATATTGTCGTTGGCTTACTCGGTGCATTTATTGGTGGATGGATCGCCTCATTATTTGGTATTGGATCATTTTCAAATTTTAGTTTGAATGGAATGCTAATAGCGATTGGTGGCGCCGTACTATTATTATGGGTACTTAATGCATTTAAAAAGTAA
- a CDS encoding Gfo/Idh/MocA family oxidoreductase, with the protein MKTIKTGVLGYGFSGRIFQCPFIESHDAFELSAVVQRHGRQAKKDYPKITLYDNYKAMLDNDDIELIIIATPAHLHYDHAMKALEAHKHVLIEKPFATTQKEAKALIKKAKSLNKVITVYQNRRFDGDFLTIKKLLNDDIKLYELEATWDRSVLTIDHSDWHEQGHQGSDVLYDLGTHFLDQALHLFGYPESLYGITKSLRPHSKISDFFSMELEYNDKMVRLKSCLHASKEDVRYKLHTNKGTFYFYKMDEQENQLLAGIRPLDENYGDKSTYDFFNLNGEKTTHKKLVGNYLSYFDQLAKAIRENRKLPVSHEDALTVITFLERISTGRN; encoded by the coding sequence ATGAAAACAATTAAAACAGGTGTATTAGGTTATGGATTTTCGGGACGGATATTTCAATGTCCCTTTATTGAGTCACATGATGCGTTCGAGTTAAGCGCTGTTGTACAGCGCCACGGAAGACAAGCAAAAAAAGATTATCCAAAAATAACATTATATGATAATTATAAAGCAATGTTAGATAATGACGATATTGAGCTTATCATTATCGCAACACCAGCACACTTACATTATGATCATGCGATGAAAGCATTAGAGGCACATAAGCATGTCTTGATTGAAAAACCTTTCGCAACAACTCAAAAAGAAGCAAAAGCGTTAATCAAAAAAGCAAAATCACTTAATAAGGTCATTACCGTCTATCAAAACAGACGGTTTGATGGAGACTTCTTAACCATTAAGAAACTACTAAATGATGATATTAAACTGTATGAGTTAGAGGCAACCTGGGATAGAAGTGTCTTAACTATTGATCATAGTGATTGGCATGAACAAGGTCATCAAGGATCAGATGTTTTATATGATTTAGGAACACATTTCTTAGATCAAGCGCTGCATCTTTTTGGATACCCTGAATCATTATATGGAATTACAAAGTCATTGCGACCACATAGTAAAATTTCTGACTTTTTCTCAATGGAACTCGAGTATAACGATAAAATGGTGCGCTTAAAATCATGTCTCCATGCATCAAAAGAAGATGTTCGGTATAAATTACATACGAACAAAGGAACATTTTACTTTTATAAAATGGATGAACAGGAAAATCAACTACTTGCTGGAATTAGACCGCTAGATGAAAATTATGGCGATAAGTCTACCTACGATTTCTTCAATCTCAATGGGGAAAAGACAACACATAAAAAACTTGTCGGTAACTATTTAAGTTATTTTGATCAGCTAGCTAAAGCTATAAGAGAAAATCGGAAATTGCCTGTAAGTCATGAAGATGCTCTAACAGTCATAACTTTCCTAGAGCGGATCAGTACAGGAAGGAATTAA
- a CDS encoding putative quinol monooxygenase, whose translation MNTTFPMIVKFTVKKEHLDFVKEKLIELVNITKKEDGCILYELHQDKESSHVFVFYEVWQTQEHWAKHDQSPHVQKFLKVTDDCFERVEVNKLTKI comes from the coding sequence ATGAACACAACATTTCCAATGATTGTCAAATTTACGGTTAAAAAAGAGCACCTAGACTTTGTTAAAGAGAAACTTATAGAACTCGTTAACATAACCAAGAAAGAAGATGGTTGTATTCTTTATGAATTACACCAAGATAAAGAATCTTCCCATGTCTTTGTCTTTTATGAGGTATGGCAAACACAAGAACACTGGGCCAAACACGACCAAAGTCCTCATGTCCAAAAGTTCTTAAAAGTTACTGATGATTGTTTTGAACGGGTTGAGGTCAATAAACTTACAAAAATTTAA